Part of the Catalinimonas alkaloidigena genome is shown below.
GTGGGTGGTGAGTATGGCGAGTTTTGTTTCCAAGGACAGATATCTAATATTAGATTTTAGAACCTAAGATGTTAAACTTTCTGGCTGCTTGCACTCTCTCCAGTACATATTCTTCTTCTCTAATATAAATAGTATTATACGAACCGAAACATCCAAGCTTTGTAAGAACCCGTGAAAAAGGATCATAATCATAAGGCTGAAAGCCTAAACTTAACAATTGCTGGTGTATCTCGTGCTCATCAATTCCATATCTATCGCCACTTCCATTCAACTCGATAATGATTGCATTAAGCGCAGGGTTATTCAAAGTATGAATGGCGCCTTCCAAGACAAATTTTTCATAGCCCTCTACATCAATTTTTATCAAAGAAGGTGCTTTTCCCTTGAGGGTATTATCAAGAGTTTTAACGTTCACCTTAATAGCATCTTTCACAGCTTCGCCTTTTGTGACCACATGGTTTACCGTATCAAGCCCGCTGGTAAAGAAGATAGTATCAGAGGTTGACCCTAGACCTATGTTATTTAGTGATACTAACTCTTCAATCTGATTAACACATGCATTATTTTTAAGATGAATAAAAGTAGAAGGTACTGGTTCTATGGCAATTGTGTGAGCGCCCACAACAGAAGAAGCCAGGACTGTATAAGAGCCAACATTAGCCCCTATGTCAACAAACACATCACTTTCTCTTAAAAAATGCAACAGGAATCCCATATCATTAAATTCATGAAGTCCCGTATACACATTTCCTGTAGCTCCCGTCATCCCTTTGGAAACTAAAAGCCTACTATTTTCAACAAAGGGAAACACGAGCGGATAAGGATTAAGCCAACTTCCTATTTGCCACTTAAGAAACCGTAAGAAAGTTTTTGTTTTATGTTTTTTTGCGAGCGGGTGAGTGCCTAAAAAGCTAAACGTTCTCCAAATACTTCTCATAATTTCAATTTTTTTTCAAAGTGCATGGTCTGTTTTTTTGTCATTTCCCGGGCGGTATAAGGCTGAAAAGCCTGCCAATCGGTATCCGGGCTAAAGGGCAGCTTCAACAGCATATTATACCAGCCCTGATAAATTTTTTCGGCAGTGCAAGCCACGTTCACTGCGTTTACCTCACTAAAAGCCAGAGGGATACCAGCTCCTGTAACTTGCAGTATGGCATTCACACTGCTAGCTTCATGAAAGACCGCTAGCATAGGCTTTCTGGCCAGTATATAGTTATACAGCTTGGAAGCCGTATATTTGGGGTCATCCGAACCGGGCACCAACAACATGCTGGCATCCTTTAGCAAACGCAATGCCTGAAAATAAGGAATTCGATCTGTTGATTCATTAACATATTTTGAAACTGCAAATGCCTCGGCAATTGGTTCTACGGTTTTTTTTCCCTTTCCAGACGCAGCATAACTGGTACCAATAAAATACATCCTGATTTTTTGAAATAAACCTGGGTTTTCATTTAAGCCTTTTTGTAAAGCCTGGAAAATGCATGTTATTGAAAACTGCATATCATGCCCTGCTCTTCCTATATATGGAATATGAATTAGGCCATCTTCCGGATCAAAAAACAAATTAGGGATCTTAATTTTATTCAATACATCAAAGTCTTTTTCAAATGCACCAAAGGTAAGCGTAGTACAATTATCTGGTTTGATATTTTTATAACGGTCTTGGAGAATTAGATTATAAGCTTCTGAAACCGCTATGATCCCATCGGCTTTTTTCATCGCAAATGGTTCAGTTAATTGATTGAGTCTGTAAGAAAACCAGAATTTTGGTGGTCTTTCATGTTTAGGCTTTTGCAAATAATAATCAGTAAGCCAGGGATCCTGCATGTCAATTACATATGGAACTTCAAACTTTTTCTTCCAAACCCTCCCCAGTATAGGTAAAGGAAACATAGTTGTAGAAAAGTAGATAAGATCAAACTTTCTTTTTTTTAGCAGCTGATTAACTTTAGCATAATAGAACCATAAAGAGCGTAAAGCAAGGCTTCCTAAGCCCAACTTCTTGGTATATTTAGTAGATAATGCTTTTATCTTAATAATCTCAATATCTTGGGGCACAGTCTGCAGAAGCAATTCATCCTTACTTGCTTCTATATAATCTGGTTCAACAACCACCACTACTGGTTCCCAACCATACTCTTTGAAGTAAGGAAGGCTTTGTCTAACCCGATGCATATCAGCAGCATTGACGGGTGGAAAGGAAGGAGATATGATGAGTACTTTTTTCATTCTTGAGCAAAAACATTATTTACAGCTGACAATAGTTTTTCACTTTCTTGTTCCCAGTTTAACTCATTTTTTCCTAATTCTAAGGCATTCTTTTTGTAAGTTTTTAACACATCTATATTTTCACTAAGAAAAATCAATATTCCCTCCAATGCAGTTATATTACCCACTGGAAATGTTTGGCCAATTTTAGGATATACTTCCATAAACTGTTTTTGTGCCGATGTCTCTGATGCTATAATTGCCAAACCTGATAAAAGATAGGTGAAAATTTTATTAGTAAGACAGATGTCTCTATTCTCACAATGGGGCACTTCAAGTGCCAAACCAATATCCTGCTTATCACCTATAAGAAAAATTTCTTCGGGAGGAATAGCATCCAAAAATACCAACTGATTAGCTCTTAAGCCTATATCACTCGCTATTTTTTTGAAATATCGCCTATTTTGTTCGGAAGATTTTCCAAGAAGTGTCAGTATTATATTCTGCTTGCCTATATTGCCCATTGCATGAATTACATCCTCGATCCCCCGATTTTTACCTATAGTTTGAGAGAACCAAAATAATTTCATCTTTTGATCATCTTGTTCTTTATTATATTTATTCCTACTAGGAAATACATTATTAATAACGATCACATTATTATTAGGGTAATGCTTACAATATAAGCTTCCCATCAATGGACTAGCGGTGGATAAATATACATTTCCTGGTATGAAACTGTCTTCAAGAATTGTTTTAGCCCTATATTCTTTAGTGTCCTTGGCCTGTTCTCCCCTATGATAATCTTCTGCATCAAAAGCATATTTCGTATTATGAAT
Proteins encoded:
- a CDS encoding FkbM family methyltransferase, encoding MRSIWRTFSFLGTHPLAKKHKTKTFLRFLKWQIGSWLNPYPLVFPFVENSRLLVSKGMTGATGNVYTGLHEFNDMGFLLHFLRESDVFVDIGANVGSYTVLASSVVGAHTIAIEPVPSTFIHLKNNACVNQIEELVSLNNIGLGSTSDTIFFTSGLDTVNHVVTKGEAVKDAIKVNVKTLDNTLKGKAPSLIKIDVEGYEKFVLEGAIHTLNNPALNAIIIELNGSGDRYGIDEHEIHQQLLSLGFQPYDYDPFSRVLTKLGCFGSYNTIYIREEEYVLERVQAARKFNILGSKI
- a CDS encoding glycosyltransferase — protein: MKKVLIISPSFPPVNAADMHRVRQSLPYFKEYGWEPVVVVVEPDYIEASKDELLLQTVPQDIEIIKIKALSTKYTKKLGLGSLALRSLWFYYAKVNQLLKKRKFDLIYFSTTMFPLPILGRVWKKKFEVPYVIDMQDPWLTDYYLQKPKHERPPKFWFSYRLNQLTEPFAMKKADGIIAVSEAYNLILQDRYKNIKPDNCTTLTFGAFEKDFDVLNKIKIPNLFFDPEDGLIHIPYIGRAGHDMQFSITCIFQALQKGLNENPGLFQKIRMYFIGTSYAASGKGKKTVEPIAEAFAVSKYVNESTDRIPYFQALRLLKDASMLLVPGSDDPKYTASKLYNYILARKPMLAVFHEASSVNAILQVTGAGIPLAFSEVNAVNVACTAEKIYQGWYNMLLKLPFSPDTDWQAFQPYTAREMTKKQTMHFEKKLKL